The DNA window ATTATGTCTGGTATTGGCATATTCGGTGCCAATATTTCCCAATCCTGCGATTAAATATCTCATAACAAAAAAATCCCGCCGAAGCGGGATTTGAATATATAAAATTTACAAAAAGGATTAAGATTCTGCTTTTTCTTCAGCAGCGCCTTCGGCTTTTTCTTCACCTTCAGCAGCGCCTTCTTCACCTTCTTCTCCCTCTTCTCCTTCGAGTTCTTCGTCTTCCTCAGATTTACCTCGGAGTGCTCTTGGAACCTCAACTGAAGTTACTGTAATTCTTTCAGAGTTTAGTATCTCTCCCGCTTCCACTTCGAGATCCTTAACTTTTAAAGATTGTCCTAAGCTTAAGCCGCTGATATCCAATTCAATTACCTCTGGCATATTCTTAGGCAGTGCTTTGATGGTAGCTTGTCTTAACTTTCTTACCAATACGCCGCCTTCCATAACACCGGGTGCTGTACCTATCAGTTTAATTGGAATTTCCATTTTTACTTTTTTACCGGCAGTAAGCTCTCTGAAGTCGGCATGCAAAATCATATCACTCACCGGATGGTATTGGATATCCTGTAAAATACATCTGTATTCTTTGCCTTCGACATCGATATTTACAAATGCGACATCCGGAGTGTTTACCAGATCATTAAAAAGATAAACCGGTGCATTGAAATGCACGTGATCTTCAGCACCGTAAAGAACGCATGGAACCATGCCCTCTTCTCTTAGCTTATTGGTAGTGCTCTTGCTGAAATCTGTTCTTTTGTAACCAATGATGTCAATGGTTTTCATCTTATTATTATTTATATGAATAATGTACTAATTGATTCCTGATCGTGAATTTTATGTATTGCCATGGCAAAAAGTTCTGCAACAGAAAGCACCTTCACTTTTTTACTTTTCTGTCTAGCAGGAATTGTATCGGAAACGATCAATTCAGCCAAAGCGGAATTTTCTATATTTTCATAGGCTTTACCTGATAATACAGGATGCGTACACAACCCTCTTACGCTTTTGGCCCCTTTGTCCATAATTATTTCTGCAGCCCTACACATAGTACCTCCTGTATCAATCATATCGTCAACGAGAATAACATCTGCGTCCGCTACATCACCTATGATTTGCATGGCTGCAACTTCATTGGCTTTTTTTCTTTGTTTATCGCAAACAACGATTTCTGAATTTTCAAAATATCTTGAAAACCCGCGAGCTCTCCCCAATGCTCCAACATCCGGAGCGGCAAAAACAATTTTTTTAAGGCCGAGTGTTTTTAAGTAAGGAACGAAGAATGCAGATCCGTAAAGGTGATCCACCGGGAAATCAAAAAATCCCTGTATCTGGCCTGCATGAAGATCGCATGTGATCAAGCGACCTGCGCCTGCAGCAGAAAGTAAATTTGCGACTAGCTTCGCGGTAATTGCTACTCTCGGTTTGTCTTTTCTGTCTTGTCTTGCATAGCCAAAATATGGCATCACCACGGTTATGTGCTTTGCGGAAGCTCGCTTTGCAGCATCGATCATGATCAGCAATTCCATAAGATTGTCAGCCGGAGGGAAAGTCGACTGTATTAGGAATACATCACAACCTCTTACCGATTCGTCAAAACTCACAGATAGCTCGCCATCGCTAAATTTTTGCGTGGTGATGAGCCCCATGGGTTTGCCATAGGCCTTGCATATTTTTTCGGCTAAATAAACCGAAGCGCTACCTGAAAAGATCTTAACTGAAGACATAAAATAAATCCTTCCTTAAAAAGGCTTGCAAAAATAGATAATTAAATGTAAAAATGGTAACCGGAATTAAAGGATTGTGATAATTCTGATTATGATAGTAAATTAGAATAGCAAAAAAAGTTAAAATGGCTGAAAAAAAGTATAAAAGTTTAAAGGAATTCTATCCCTATTACCTTTCTGAACATAAAAACAAAATTTCACGCAATCTCCATTTCACAGGTACTTTGTTGTTGATTATAATTTTGATTTATGCTATTGCAGTTCAAAATTGGCTTTTGCTTTTATTAATTCCGGTTGTTGGTTATGGATTTGCCTGGTTTGGTCATGCCTTTTTTGAAAAAAACAAACCCGCAACATTTACCTATCCTTTTTACAGTCTGGCTTCGGATTTTATTATGTTTTGGGACATTCTGACAGGGAAAATCAATAAGAAATTGGACTAAAAGGCCATTCCAATTTTAAAACCTGCCCTTAAAAGTGCTCCGGTGAAATTGTAATTAATAAATCCATCTGAAAAGTCATCTTCGGCGAATTTATCCGTGCTTGAGTCATTTGCAAAAGAACGTTTGGCTCCAATTCCAAAATAAACATCGGTGTAAAAATTTTTATCTATTTTTATTAAGGCACCCATATAGGTAGACAATCCAAATTGATCAATGGTTAAAGTTTGACCTTTTTCCCTCAAAACGAGAAGATTCGGATCACCGGGCAGTGGTTGCCAGTCCATGCCGCTGTAATCAAATGAAAGTCTATTATAAGTGATGGAATAGGATTGATACCAATTAATGTCTTTGAGCCAGTTTTTTTCTGTATATACTTTATGCCCAAGCTCAAATCCAAAACCATTCAAGTCATATTCTTTAAAATAGGATTGAAAAATGTGATTCTCATTTATTACACCGAAGTAAAAGGTAGGGGCAATCAATATTGCATGAGCACTTTCTTTAAATCGTTTTTCAACGTCAACTCTTGTACCATTGATTACTATATATTGCGGAGAGATGGATAAATAAATGTTTGGTTGAATGTATGAACTATCCTGAGCGTATCCACTTTGAACAAGTAAAATGGAAATTAATAGGATCGAAGCTATTTTCATTTGAATTCGTTAAGATCCCAGCGGAATCACACTTAATAATTCTAATGTAGCATTTCTGTATTGATACTGGTATAATCCTTCTTCTCCAATTACAAACAAAATCTCATAGCTCCCAATTGCAGGAATTACATCAAATGCAGAAATATTGTGATTTGCAATTTCCGATAAATCCTGAGGTGTATTAAAATCAAATACTTTTAATCCCTCATCACAAACAAAAAGCAAAGTATCATGCAGTCCTAAACCTTTAGGTTGCGTCATTGGATAAACTTCTTCACTAAATGGATTTCTCAAATTTTCAATATTTACAATTTCCAATTGATTTACTCCTCTAAAACATCCGAAGTTTTGATCGCTATTCAAAGTTACAAAAGCGTATTTGTCATTGGCTACTACAGGATCACAAGCCCAAACATGCTCATATACAGAAAGAAACTGAGGGTTTCTTAAATCCTGGGCATTGTAAATGTGCATCCCGTTCTGACTGCCAATAAACATGGTACTATCGGCTTGTCGTATAAATATTGTCTCAATACCTGTTCCTATTTGCACATTACTAATGTATTGTGGATCATTTGCATTGCGGATGTCAAATGTATTTAATGTGTTCCAATTCAAGGCATAAAGGTGATCGGCGAGAATAGCAAATCTGGCAAGAGATCCACCTTGTCCCAGAGGTAATTCCGAACCATTAGCGTTTGCAGGACTGACCGAATCTGGATTTCCGGAATCACAGGAAATAAAAGAAATCAGCAAAACAATAAATAATATGTGCTTGATATTTTTCATTTCAAAACCCATTTAACTATGACTGTATTTTCCGGTCTGTTTTCTTTAATGTATTGAAAAGGAACGTAACCTAAGTCCGGTGCGGTCAATTCGGGAAATATGCCTATAATTCTTTTTTCCAGACTTATTTCAGGCAAGTTATTTATATCAATTGCGACAAGATCCACAGCATTGTCAACGTAAAGAATACCTTCTTTAACCGCCATATCAATACAACCTGGAATTTTAATAAATCCTGTTTTCACGGGATTCCTGGGATCTGCATTGTCATATATGTGCACACCTTCATATTTTTCATTTATTAAAATATATTTCCCGTAAGAATAAATTTTACCTGCTGATTCCAGTGCTCTGTTATCAATGAAATCAATGCTGGTTTCTAAATTGCTTCGCTCCATAATTATTGGCTCGTAGGCTGAGCCAGAGGAGTCAAATGGTTCGTTGATATCGGCATCTGAACAGGAAAGTAAAATAATAGATAGAGATAGGAGTAAGCCCTTAGCAGTGGTGCTTCCAATATTCAAAAAGTCAGGTCTGAAATTCATATCAGGTATCTTATGCTCTAAATACCATTGTATTGAATTTTACCCTAAATCTTAAATCAAAATATTAGTATTGAATCAACCGGCTTTTAAAGGTGATTTTAGCACAAGATCTTTTAAAATTCCGGTTTCAACATCGTACACCCATCCGTGTAAAAGTGGCAATGAATCTTTTTGCCATTTATTTTTGATGATCTCCGTATTCAAAAGGTTTTCAACCTGAGCAATTACATTTAATTCGACAATTCTTTTAAATCTTTCATTTCGGTTTTCCAGCTTATCCAATTCCTCCTTATGATTATTATAAACCCCCTTCACATTTTCAAGCCAATTATCGAGAACACCAAAATCGGAATGATCCATGGCCACTTCTATTCCTCCGCAACCATAATGACCACAAACGATTATGTGTTTTACATCGAGAATCTCTACTGAATACTGCAGTGCACTTAGCATATTGGCATCTTTGGGGACTACGAGATTTCCGACATTTCTATGCACATAAATTTCACCCGCCTGTGTTCCTGTTATTTCTTCTGCCGGCACTCTGCTATCAGAACATCCAATCCACAAGAATTCGGGGTTTTGTTTTTTGGCAAGACTCAGAAAATAATTGTTTGCTAAACTTAATTTTTCCTGGACCCAGGCCTTATTATTTAATAATAATCTACGGTAAGTGTCCATTAAAGTGATTTTCTTAGGTCAATGTGAATATATTCTATGGTAATATTCTTGGACTTGGCATTGAGAGAGAAGTCTTCAAGAATATCAATTATGTCATTATCAATAAACTGAGCTTTGTGAGCGTCCAAAATCAGAAATGAATTATCGGGAATTTTTCCCAATTCAGTTTTCAATTTTGCCTTATTCATAAATGAAACATCCTTATTAAATCTGAAAAGATAGTAGTTATCATCCTTAACCACTGTCAGGGCTGAATGATAATTTCTAAATACAACGAAAATGAAGCCTATTACCAATCCAATACAAATACCGATGAGCAGGTCGGTAAAAACGATGGCAACAATTGTAATCAGGAAAGGATAAAATTGATCCTTACCTTTTCTGTACATCGATTTAAACAGATCAAAGCTCGCCAATTTATAGCCAACAATAAACAGTATTGCGGCAAGAGAGGCAAGCGGTATTTTATTTAGCCACTCAGGTAAAAGGGCAATGGTACTAACCAGCCAGAATCCGTGTAAAATTGTCGATAATCGAGATTTGGCTCCGGAATACACATTGGCGGATGACCTGACGATAACCGATGTAATTGGAAGTCCTCCGATTAAACCAGAAATCGTATTTCCAACGCCCTGAGCCAATAATTCCTTATTGGTATCTGAAGATCTTTTTTCCGGATCAATTTTATCTGTTGCTTCAACATTCAGAAGTGTTTCCAGGCTGGCCACAATAGCCAGAGTAATTGCAACGATATATACATCCAGTCTGAGTAAAGCTGAGAAATCCGGAAATGCCAATGCGTTTTTAAATCCTTCAAAGGTTGAAAATATCGGTAAGGTGACTAAATGATCATCTTCGGCCAGCAGCTCCATTGAAGGAAAATAATTGTGATAAAACTCATTCAGTGAGATTCCTAAAATTACCACCACCAAAGCGCCCGGAATACTCGAAATAAAATTCTTTTGTTTAGAAACTACCTTTTCCCAAAAAATCAGAATTGCCAGACTCACTACAGTAATAATGAGAGCACCGAGGCTCATTGTTTCTATGGCCCTTAATATTTCAGAAAAGGTGTTTTCACCATCTGCTATTTGAAAGAATTCGTAATCTCCTTCATAATCTGTATCTCTACCCAAAGCATGGGGTATCTGTTTTAAAGTGATTACAATACCAATCGCTGCCAGCATGCCTTTGATTACGCTATTGGGGAATAATTCTGCAACAAAACCGGCCTTGAAGATGTACAGAACAATTTGCAAAAGTCCTGCTAATACAACAGCCATAATAAATACCTCCCAGGCACCGAGAGTTTCAATGGCATTGAGAACAATTATTGCAAGTCCTGCCGCCGGCCCACTTACACTTTTATTTGAGCCCGAGAGAGAACCAACAACTATGCCTCCGAGAATTCCTGAAATGATTCCTGAAAATAATGGAGCGCCTGATGCCAGGGCTATTCCAAGACACAAAGGCAATGCGACCAGGAAAACGACTATTGAAGAAGAAAAATCTGATTTAAGAGTGTTTCCGTTTAGCTGCATAGAGCTTAAAATTAAGGCATTTATTAATAATTGAAATTATTAATTTATTAAAATTTAGAATTTAGAATTGACTAACAGTAAAATTTGATTTTAATCTTATCGAATTACGACTGTTCTCGGTGTGATTTGTTGAGATCGAACCTGGGCTGCATCTCCGGGAGCATTATTTCTTCGAGCACCGCCATTTTCCTCAGCATAGATATAGTAATTGCCAAGATTTATAAAACCAAAATCGACTTCACCACGATTATCATTTAACAAATTATAAAGCCATATTCCTTTTTCAAGATCTTCTAAAGTACCATGGAGTGTTACTATGACTCCCGAAACGGGATTATTATTAACATCCACTACGTTTACTATCAATTTACCAGAAGAGAGAGAAGAATCATTTTGAACGATTGGTTGCCCCCCAACAGCATCGTCATTACTGTTGCAAGAAACTGCAAAAGAGAGTGCCAAAAGGCTTAAAAAAAGGTTGATTGTTTTACTCAATTTCTTATATAACCAATGTGAAAATATTAAAAAATTTTCCTTAGCAAAAACGCCCATTTCTAAAAAGATGATTCTAATTCTCTCAGCTGGTTTTTAGGCGTTTCATTTCAGATTAAATAAATTATTCTTTTACCAGTTCGATAAGCGTAAGTTCGGGTAAAATGCCAATTCTTCCCGGATATCCGATAAAGCCAAAACCTCTGTTGACGTAGAGCTGCTGATTGCCTTTTTTATACAAGCCTGCCCACTGTGGATATAAATATTGTGCCGGACTCCATCTGAATAGCGGAGTTTCTATTCCAAATTGAAAACCATGCGTATGGCCCGCAAACATGAGGTCAATGTCGGGATGCTCAGGAATAACCTGGGCTTCCCAGTGGCTTGGGTCATGAGATAGAAGTAATTTTGTTGAAATACCTTCCGTGCCTTTTTTTGCTTTTTCCAGATCTCCGTGTTTTTGGAATCTCATTTTAGCACCCCAGTTTTCTACCCCAATAATAGCCAGCCGATCTTTTCCTATTTCGACAATTCTGTTTTCATTTCTCAATAAATCCCATCCGAGATTTTGGTGGGCATCTAGTATCCCCTGAAAGTTTTTCATCTTAGCACTTTGGCTTTTCCAGTTGGAATAATCTCCATAATCGTGATTTCCCAATATAGAATACACACCCAAAGGCGCCTTTACATTTTTATAAATATCAAAGACCGCTTTTATTTCCCATGCCTGGTCATTGACGATATCTCCGGTAAAAAAAACAATGTCCGGTTTTTCAGACATGAACATATCAATCCCGCCTTTAACAGCAGTCAAATTGCTAAAGCTTCCGGAATGAAGATCTGAAATCTGACCGATTTTCAGCCCATGAAATTCATTGGGAAGGTTAGGGATTTTTACTTTAAGCCTGTGCCAATTATAATTGTGTGCACCTGAAACAATTCCAAATGAAAAACCGGCAACCGGCAAAACCGATATGGCGATACCTGTCTTTTTTATAAATTGTTTTCGCGATTCATCATAGACCTGTTTGCCTTTTTTCTCTTTAATTTTTTTAGTACTGAAATGGATCAGATCGTCCAACACAAAAAACAATAGTAAAATAATCTTGCCAATAATGTCAAATACTGTATATGTTAGAATAATACTTCTGGAAACACCTTTGAAATATTCTGTTGGCAGTACTGCAACGGCAATGATCAGCAATGGCAATGGAATAGTCCAGACCCAAAAAAGAATTTGAAAAAGTTTTTTATTCTTCTTCTTTTCAATAAGGCCATTTATGCCCCTGAACAAATAAATATTCAGGAGCACAATGAGAATAATAGTTATGGCAACCGCGAGAAATTTCATTTAGGCGGCTCTTCCGACAGCCGTTCTTATTCTGCTGGTGATCAGATACATTACAGGTACAATTACCAGGGTTAAGAAAGTAGAAAAAGTCAATCCAAATATAATGGTCCATGACATTGGTCCCCAGAAAATCACATTGTCGCCACCCAAAAAGAAATCCCACTCGTAATGTGCGAAGAAGGTTTCGAAATTTATATTCAATCCTACAGCCAAAGGAATTAATCCCAATACGGTCGTAATTGCTGTTAAAAGTACCGGCCTTAACCTTGTTTTACCCGCTTCTATTATGGCCGCCTGTACCAATCGTTTGGTTACCGGTTGTCCTTCTTCCAGTTGCGCAATTTTTCTCGCTTTCATTAATTCGATAAAGTCTATTAATACAATGGCATTGTTTACCACAATTCCCGCAAGGGAAATTATTCCAATCATGGTCATTATCACAATGAAATCCATATTGAAGGCCACCAAACCAAGGAATACACCAATGGTGCTGAACAATACTGAAGTCATGATTATAAAAGGAGCAGAAATTTTATTGAACTGCGATACAATGATCAGGAATATCATAAATACTGCTAACATCAATGCATTTAATAAAAATGCCATTTCTTTTGCCTGATTTTCCTGTTCCCCGGTAAAACTAATATTGTAACCACTCGGGATGGGCATATTTCTCACAAGGCCTCTGATTTGGTTGTTAATCTCTGTGGCATTGTAGCCGTCAAGTACATTGGAGCTAAGTGTCACCACCCGATTTAGGTCTTTTCTTTTAATTGATCCAAAAGTAGAACTGTACTGAACGTCTGCCACAGAAGCAATTGGAATTTGGACAATTTTTCCATTGACCTGGTTTCGATAGGTAATTTCCTTATTCATCAAGGCGTCCAAATCATACCGGAATTGATCATCTAAACGCAACTCAACATCGTAATCATCTTCTCCCTCCTTGTATTTAGAAATTTCTTTCCCAAATAAAGCAGTTCTAATTTCGCTGGCTACGGTGGCCGTTGATAATCCAAATCGCCTTGCTTTTTCTCTGTCTATATCAACAATTAGCTCAGGTTTGTCATCTTCCAGATCTGATTTGAGCTTTTCGATTCCATCGATATCTGCTAAAGCGATTTCATTTTTCAGATTGGCAACAATTTCAGAAAGCTTTGTATAATCTTCACCTGAAATTTCAATATTGATGGGTTTTCCAACAGGAGGGCCTGCCGCATCCTTATCTACTGTAATTGTTATGCCGGGATACTTGCCAATTTTATCACGGATTTCATTCATGATTTCGCTAGTCACCAGTTCACCTCGTTCTTTGAATTCAACAAAGTTTACTGTGAGCCTTGCCTTATTAGGAGTATCACTGGCTCCCATGGAAGATGGATCATTTGGATCAGATGTTCCCTGGCCAACATTTGAAATGACCGATTCTACTATGTGCTCATAGGGTTTGATGATTTCAAATAATTTATCCTCTATTTTTTCAGAGAAATCATTGGTCGTTGAAATATCCGTTCCCACCGGAAATTCGATAAACACATTGACGTATTTTGGCTGATTTATAGGAAAGAAAATCACATTGGGTTGACTTCCAAAATATATCATTATTGAAGCAATTAGAGTTAATACAGTTCCTCCAAAAAATAGATAAGGTCGTTTTTTTGTTACGGCATATCGCAAAGTGCCCACATAGATTTTTTCTAAAAACGGTAAGGCGATCGACTGAAACCTGTCGGATAAAGGGGTCAGTAAGAATACGTTAAGCGGAATAAGAATTCCCAACAGAATCAATAAATTTCCCAACCAAACCAGGGGTAAATCCGCAAAATAAGATGGAATGGCAATAAGAAGTCCTATAAGTAAGATTATTATGGAATCTCGTCTGGCTTTGGGTTTATTAATCACCACCTGATCCTGAATTTTCATGTATTTAGAAATAAACACCGGATTAATGACCAGGGCTACAAATAATGATGAACCCAAAGTGATAATTAAGGTTATGGGAAGGTACTTCATAAATTCTCCCATGATTCCCGGCCAAAATGCCAAAGGTAAAAAGGCGGCGAGCGTTGTAGCGGTTGATGAGATAATGGGTAATGCAACTTCACCAACACCTTTTTTGGCTGCTTCAATCGGAGTAAAGCCTTCTTCCATCAATCGATAGACATTTTCAACGACAACTATTCCATTGTCCACAAGCATTCCAAGTGCCATGATAAGGCCAAATAAAATCATCATATTAATGGTATAACCAATCATACTTATGATAAGGAAGGCCATAAACATGGATAATGGAATGGCCATACCTACAAAAAGTGCATTTCTCGTTCCGAGGAAAAACAAGAGTACTATTACAACAAGAATAACCCCGGAAATAATTGAGTTTTCCAATTCATTAACCTGATCTCTTGTTTGGATGGATTGGTCATTGGTAATAGTTACGACCAGATCTTTTGGAAGTGTTTCTTCCTGTGCTTTTTCAATGATTTTGTAAATCTTATCGGTAGCATCCAATAAATTTTCTCCTGATCTTTTGATCACATCGACCATCACGACCGACTCTCCGCCGAGTCTGGCGTAGTTTTGTTTTTCAACGTAACCGAATTCCACCTTTGCAATGTCTTTTAAATAGACAATCTTGTTGTTTTCGTATTTAACGACGATGTCTTCCATTTGCTTTGGATCCTCATATTCTCCAAGCACACGGATTGTTCTTCTGATACCATCAGTTAATATGTTACCCCCTGACATGGATAGATTTTCCTGAACAACGGCATCTTCAATATCCCTGAATGAAATTTTTCTGGATTCCATTTCATAGGGATTAACTTTGATTTTGACCTCTTTATCGTCAACACCTCGAATCTCAGCCTTGGAAATTTCCGAAATCTTTTCAATTTCATCTTCGAGATATTCCGCGAAGGATTTTAGTTCGTCGAGGTTGTAGTCGCCAGCCAGATTGATATTCATAATTGGAAATTCAGATACCTCCATTTTGAAAATATTGGGATCCTCCTGCAAATCCGCCGGAAGCTCAGACTTGGATTTGTCCACGGCGTCCTTCACCTTTTGCAGGGCTTCTTCAGCATCCATTTCTGCCTGAAACTTTACGATAATGGTAGAAAAATCCTGAACTGACGTCGACCTGATCTCCTCCACTTCGGAAATGGTATTTATTTCCTTTTCAATAGGCCTGGTAATCAGATTTTCCATGTCTTCCGGTGAGTTTCCCGGATGTGCTGTTCCTATATAAATGGTTGGTTCTTCAACTTCAGGAAAGTTTTCCTTAGCCAAAGTGATATAGGAGATAACACCGGTGAGTGCGATTATAAAAGTCAGTACAAATACAGTTGTTCTATTGTTTAGAGCAAAGGTTGTAAGACCAAATTCCTTGTATAAGTTTTTATCTTTTTCTTTCATGATTGAAAAGAAAGTTTTTAGCTTTTAGTTTTTATCAATGACCCATCGGCTACATCTCTGTATCCCTCTGTCAGTATTACATCTTTAGTGTTTAAACCATCTCTGATCTCTGTTCGGTATTGATAAGATTTTCCAATTTGAACATGTTTCTTTCTGGCAACTGAACCCAGATCGGAATCCTCCTTGACATAAACATAATTTCCTTCCGCATCCTTCTGAACGACCTTTGAAGGCACGGTGATTGCTTTCGGATTGACATAATCTGTAATGGTGAGCACCACAACCTGATTAGGCCTGGCGATTTTTGCATATTGCTTTGGAAGATCAACTTCAATTCTAAAGGTTCTGTTTTGAACATTGACCACTTTTCCAATAGCTGTTATAACTGAAGGCGTATTTACATCTATGGCGGGAATTTCAATATTAACCGAATCACCCAATTCAAATTTACCCACGTATTTTTCGGATACTTCAGATTGAACGAACATGTCTTCCAGACTCACAATCCTGCAAATTGGCATTCCGGGCGACATCATTTCCCCTCTTTTAACATCAAGTTCGTTAACCTGGCCAGCAAAAGGAGCGCGAATTACATAATTGTCCAATTGAGAATAGGTCGTTTTTAGTTTTCTTTCCAGGCTTTCCTTCTGGTTTTTGGCCTGCAAATACTGAACCTCGGTGCCAATGTTCTGATCCCAAAGATTTTTTTGCTTTTCATAAAGTGTTTTCGCCAATTCCAGAGAGGTTTCCAATTCTTTAATGCTGTTTCTTAAAACATCCGCATCGAGTTGTATTAAGACCTGACCGGCCTTAACATTTTGACCCTCTTTGACATTGATGGAAACAATTTTGGCCATGGTTTCCGCACTAATCATGACATTGCGATTAGAAGCCACTGCACCTCTTACTTCGATCTTATGTGCGAATTTCACTGGTTTGACCGGATTAAGCGCCACCAAAATCGATTTGTCCTTTTCCATGGCATAAGTAGAGTCCTGCTCCATTAGCTCTTTTTCAAGCTTTGAAATTTGAGATTTCAGATCGGACATCTCAGTTTTCAATTCTTTCAGTTGGTTTTTCTTTTGTTCAATATCTGATTCTCCGTTGCCGCAGGCATACAGAAAGAGAGCGCTTAATAATATTGATGCAAAATTTAATTTGATCGTCATTGTATTGTTTTTTTGTTTTTTAAAAATCGTTGTATAGTCCAAGTGCTTTTTCAAGTTCGGTTTTTGCCACTACGGCATTGTACAAGGCATCGAAATAAATAGCTTCCGCGTCCATCAATGAATTATTGGCATCAACCAATTCCAAATTGGAGCCCACGCCTTCCTGGAATTTTATATCCGTGGTATTGTAAATTTCTTCTGCAAGGTCATAATTGAGTTTCTGTACTTCCATCAATTCAATGCTATTTGCCAGTGCATCTCTTTTTTGTTTGATTTCAGTCTCAATTGCATTTTCCATCATGTGTCTTTGATTCTCGATTTTTTCGAGTTCCACTTTGGATTTTTGAATGCTGTAACTTTTTCGAAGACCATCAAAAATTGGGACGTTCAATGAGACACCCACAAGCCCATACCTCAACCATCGGTTGCTAAAATCAGAATACTGACTAAAGTCTACAGCGTTTGTATTATGGCCGTATACACCATTTAAATACAAATTGGGATAATACTGAACCTTGTAATTCCTGATATCCAATTTCTGCAATTGCTCGCCTGAATTGAGTAATTGATAATCAATTCTATTGGTATAATTAAAGTCCGTTTCAACTTTTTGTTCTTTTAAGGATTTAGGTAAATCAGCAATTTTATCGCTCAATTCTATGGGCTCTTCAACA is part of the Hyphobacterium sp. CCMP332 genome and encodes:
- a CDS encoding ribose-phosphate pyrophosphokinase, producing MSSVKIFSGSASVYLAEKICKAYGKPMGLITTQKFSDGELSVSFDESVRGCDVFLIQSTFPPADNLMELLIMIDAAKRASAKHITVVMPYFGYARQDRKDKPRVAITAKLVANLLSAAGAGRLITCDLHAGQIQGFFDFPVDHLYGSAFFVPYLKTLGLKKIVFAAPDVGALGRARGFSRYFENSEIVVCDKQRKKANEVAAMQIIGDVADADVILVDDMIDTGGTMCRAAEIIMDKGAKSVRGLCTHPVLSGKAYENIENSALAELIVSDTIPARQKSKKVKVLSVAELFAMAIHKIHDQESISTLFI
- a CDS encoding 50S ribosomal protein L25/general stress protein Ctc; amino-acid sequence: MKTIDIIGYKRTDFSKSTTNKLREEGMVPCVLYGAEDHVHFNAPVYLFNDLVNTPDVAFVNIDVEGKEYRCILQDIQYHPVSDMILHADFRELTAGKKVKMEIPIKLIGTAPGVMEGGVLVRKLRQATIKALPKNMPEVIELDISGLSLGQSLKVKDLEVEAGEILNSERITVTSVEVPRALRGKSEEDEELEGEEGEEGEEGAAEGEEKAEGAAEEKAES
- a CDS encoding SulP family inorganic anion transporter, which encodes MQLNGNTLKSDFSSSIVVFLVALPLCLGIALASGAPLFSGIISGILGGIVVGSLSGSNKSVSGPAAGLAIIVLNAIETLGAWEVFIMAVVLAGLLQIVLYIFKAGFVAELFPNSVIKGMLAAIGIVITLKQIPHALGRDTDYEGDYEFFQIADGENTFSEILRAIETMSLGALIITVVSLAILIFWEKVVSKQKNFISSIPGALVVVILGISLNEFYHNYFPSMELLAEDDHLVTLPIFSTFEGFKNALAFPDFSALLRLDVYIVAITLAIVASLETLLNVEATDKIDPEKRSSDTNKELLAQGVGNTISGLIGGLPITSVIVRSSANVYSGAKSRLSTILHGFWLVSTIALLPEWLNKIPLASLAAILFIVGYKLASFDLFKSMYRKGKDQFYPFLITIVAIVFTDLLIGICIGLVIGFIFVVFRNYHSALTVVKDDNYYLFRFNKDVSFMNKAKLKTELGKIPDNSFLILDAHKAQFIDNDIIDILEDFSLNAKSKNITIEYIHIDLRKSL
- a CDS encoding carbonic anhydrase; the encoded protein is MDTYRRLLLNNKAWVQEKLSLANNYFLSLAKKQNPEFLWIGCSDSRVPAEEITGTQAGEIYVHRNVGNLVVPKDANMLSALQYSVEILDVKHIIVCGHYGCGGIEVAMDHSDFGVLDNWLENVKGVYNNHKEELDKLENRNERFKRIVELNVIAQVENLLNTEIIKNKWQKDSLPLLHGWVYDVETGILKDLVLKSPLKAG
- a CDS encoding DUF962 domain-containing protein — translated: MAEKKYKSLKEFYPYYLSEHKNKISRNLHFTGTLLLIIILIYAIAVQNWLLLLLIPVVGYGFAWFGHAFFEKNKPATFTYPFYSLASDFIMFWDILTGKINKKLD
- a CDS encoding metallophosphoesterase gives rise to the protein MKFLAVAITIILIVLLNIYLFRGINGLIEKKKNKKLFQILFWVWTIPLPLLIIAVAVLPTEYFKGVSRSIILTYTVFDIIGKIILLLFFVLDDLIHFSTKKIKEKKGKQVYDESRKQFIKKTGIAISVLPVAGFSFGIVSGAHNYNWHRLKVKIPNLPNEFHGLKIGQISDLHSGSFSNLTAVKGGIDMFMSEKPDIVFFTGDIVNDQAWEIKAVFDIYKNVKAPLGVYSILGNHDYGDYSNWKSQSAKMKNFQGILDAHQNLGWDLLRNENRIVEIGKDRLAIIGVENWGAKMRFQKHGDLEKAKKGTEGISTKLLLSHDPSHWEAQVIPEHPDIDLMFAGHTHGFQFGIETPLFRWSPAQYLYPQWAGLYKKGNQQLYVNRGFGFIGYPGRIGILPELTLIELVKE